The Fortiea contorta PCC 7126 genome has a segment encoding these proteins:
- the hisB gene encoding imidazoleglycerol-phosphate dehydratase HisB has translation MQISKPLVDYSPINATPSPRIASVHRTTGETDVKVTINLDGTGICQAATGIPFLDHMLHQIASHGLIDLDVQAQGDWEIDDHHTNEDVGITLGQAFSQALGDRKGIVRFGNFLAPLDEALIQVALDFSGRPHISYGLQIPTQRVGTYDTQLVREFFVAVVNHSQMTLHIRQLDGVNSHHIIEATFKAFARATRMAVEIDPRRAGTIPSSKGVL, from the coding sequence ATGCAAATCAGCAAACCTCTAGTCGATTACTCACCAATCAACGCAACTCCTAGCCCGCGCATTGCTTCTGTTCATCGCACCACAGGTGAAACAGATGTCAAAGTCACGATTAATCTCGATGGGACAGGAATCTGTCAAGCAGCCACCGGGATTCCCTTTTTGGATCACATGTTGCACCAAATCGCTTCCCACGGGCTGATTGATTTGGATGTTCAAGCCCAAGGAGATTGGGAAATCGACGACCACCACACAAATGAAGATGTGGGTATCACCTTAGGACAAGCTTTTAGTCAAGCTTTAGGGGACAGAAAAGGAATTGTCCGCTTTGGCAATTTTCTCGCGCCATTGGATGAAGCTTTAATTCAGGTAGCGCTGGATTTTTCGGGACGCCCCCACATCAGTTATGGGTTGCAAATCCCCACTCAGCGAGTAGGAACTTATGACACTCAACTAGTACGTGAATTCTTTGTGGCAGTAGTTAACCATAGCCAAATGACACTACACATTCGCCAGCTGGATGGGGTGAATTCCCATCACATCATTGAAGCAACATTTAAAGCCTTTGCTAGAGCAACCAGAATGGCAGTGGAAATTGACCCTCGTCGTGCTGGGACGATTCCCAGTTCTAAAGGTGTATTGTAG
- the fabI gene encoding enoyl-ACP reductase FabI: protein MLDLTGKNALVTGIANNRSIAWGIAQQLHKAGANLGITYLPDERGKMEKKVAELVEPLNPSLFLPCNVQNEAQVNSAFETIQDKWGRLDILVHCLAFANKEDLTGDFSQTSRAGFSTALEISTFSLAQLSGAAKPLMTAGGSILTLTYLGGVRAIPNYNVMGVAKAGLEASVRYLAAELGPQNIRVNAISAGPIRTLASSAVGGILDMIHHVEQVAPLRRTVTQLEVGNTAAFLCSDLSSGITGQVIYVDAGYEIMGM, encoded by the coding sequence ATGCTCGATCTCACAGGAAAAAATGCCCTCGTCACAGGAATTGCTAATAACCGTTCCATCGCCTGGGGTATAGCCCAACAACTGCACAAAGCTGGTGCCAACCTCGGCATTACTTATCTGCCAGATGAGCGAGGCAAGATGGAGAAAAAAGTTGCAGAATTAGTTGAACCTCTCAACCCCAGCCTGTTTCTTCCCTGTAATGTCCAAAACGAAGCACAAGTTAACTCCGCTTTTGAGACAATCCAAGATAAATGGGGAAGGCTAGACATCCTGGTTCATTGTCTGGCTTTTGCCAACAAAGAAGATTTAACCGGAGATTTTAGCCAAACCTCACGCGCCGGCTTTAGCACTGCTTTAGAGATTAGTACTTTTTCTTTAGCGCAATTAAGCGGAGCGGCTAAACCGCTGATGACAGCAGGTGGTAGTATCCTCACCTTGACCTATTTAGGCGGCGTCAGAGCAATTCCTAACTATAACGTTATGGGAGTTGCTAAAGCAGGTTTAGAAGCCAGTGTCCGCTATTTAGCCGCCGAACTAGGGCCGCAAAACATCCGCGTCAACGCCATTTCTGCCGGGCCAATACGCACTTTAGCCTCCAGCGCCGTCGGCGGAATCTTAGACATGATTCACCATGTAGAGCAAGTTGCACCCCTGCGACGCACAGTCACTCAGCTAGAAGTCGGGAACACAGCAGCTTTCTTATGCAGTGATTTGTCCAGCGGAATTACAGGGCAAGTCATTTACGTAGACGCAGGATATGAAATCATGGGAATGTAA
- the ntcA gene encoding global nitrogen regulator NtcA yields MIVTQDKALANVFRQMATGAFPPVVETFERNKTIFFPGDPAERVYFLLKGAVKLSRVYEAGEEITVALLRENSVFGVLSLLTGNKSDRFYHAVAFTPAELLSAPIEQVEQALKENPELSMLMLRGLSSRILQTEMMIETLAHRDMGSRLVSFLLILCRDFGVPCADGITIDLKLSHQAIAEAIGSTRVTVTRLLGDLREKKMISIHKKKITVHKPVTLSRQFT; encoded by the coding sequence ATGATCGTGACACAAGATAAGGCCCTAGCAAATGTTTTTCGTCAAATGGCAACCGGGGCTTTTCCGCCGGTTGTGGAAACGTTTGAACGCAATAAAACGATCTTTTTTCCTGGCGATCCTGCTGAACGAGTTTATTTTCTTTTAAAGGGTGCTGTGAAACTTTCCAGGGTGTATGAAGCAGGAGAGGAAATAACAGTAGCACTGCTGCGGGAAAATAGCGTTTTTGGTGTGTTGTCATTGCTAACGGGAAATAAGTCGGACAGATTTTACCATGCGGTGGCATTTACACCTGCAGAGTTACTGTCAGCACCAATTGAACAAGTAGAACAAGCGCTAAAGGAAAATCCAGAATTATCGATGTTAATGCTGCGGGGTTTGTCTTCGCGGATTTTACAGACGGAGATGATGATTGAAACTTTGGCTCACCGGGATATGGGTTCTAGATTGGTGAGTTTTCTATTAATTCTCTGTCGTGATTTTGGTGTTCCTTGTGCTGATGGGATCACGATTGATCTGAAGTTGTCTCATCAAGCGATCGCCGAAGCAATTGGTTCTACTCGCGTCACTGTAACCAGGCTACTCGGAGATTTACGAGAAAAAAAGATGATTTCCATTCACAAAAAGAAGATTACTGTGCATAAACCTGTTACCTTAAGTAGGCAATTCACTTAA